From the genome of Nicotiana sylvestris chromosome 2, ASM39365v2, whole genome shotgun sequence, one region includes:
- the LOC104224006 gene encoding uncharacterized protein codes for MANLHSLLKIYTLFLSIFLFSFTISSASIHDLLRSRGLPAGLFPKNAVKSYDLDQHGHLQVYLDSPCVAKFETRVFFDSVVRANLSYGGLIGVEGLSQEELFLWLPVKDIIVYDPSSGLILFDIGLAHKQMSLSLFEEPPICSPQGNAGVLMKKEGRKETGFQIERYKDLPVSGI; via the exons ATGGCCAACCTTCACAGCCTCCTCAAGATATATACACTTTTTCTAtccatttttctcttctctttcacCATTTCCTCAGCTTCAATCCATGATCTTCTCAGAAGCAGGGGCCTCCCAGCTGGGCTATTCCCAAAGAATGCTGTAAAATCATATGATCTTGATCAACATGGTCATCTTCAAGTCTACTTAGACAGTCCTTGTGTTGCAAAATTTGAGACAAGGGTGTTCTTTGACAGTGTTGTGAGAGCTAACCTTAGCTATGGTGGATTAATTGGAGTGGAAggtctttctcaagaagagctgtTTCTTTGGTTGCCAGTGAAAGATATCATAGTTTATGATCCTTCTTCTGGTTTGATCTTGTTTGACATTGGTTTGGCTCATAAACAAATGTCCCTTTCTCTCTTTGAAGAGCCTCCTATTTGTAGTCCTCAAG GAAATGCAGGTGTGTTAATGAAGAAGGAAGGAAGGAAAGAGACTGGATTTCAGATTGAAAGATATAAAGATCTTCCAGTCAGTGGAATCTGA
- the LOC104224007 gene encoding transcription factor DYT1-like: MIIKCDKMEFPNTPFDDSNISEGSKIGGKMDKRKQIEGEVREYKSKNLDAERRRRQKLSERLLELRSLVPNITNMTKETIITDAITYIRELQTNVNNLSEQLLEMEATHGEELERKSEEILDTAEEMANWGIEPEVQVAHIGTNKLWMKIVCQKKRGGFTKLMEAMNVLGFDLNDTSVTASKGAFLVTSSVEVVRGGLIDAHQIREILLEIIRGI; encoded by the exons ATGATAATTAAGTGTGATAAAATGGAATTCCCTAACACTCCATTTGATGATTCAAACATATCTGAAGGAAGTAAAATAGGAGGGAAAATGGATAAAAGGAAGCAAATTGAGGGAGAAGTTAGAGAATACAAATCCAAGAACCTTGATGCTGAGAGGAGGCGGCGTCAAAAACTTAGTGAAAGGCTTCTTGAATTGCGCTCTTTGGTCCCAAACATTACAAAT ATGACAAAAGAAACCATAATTACTGATGCCATCACTTACATTAGGGAGCTACAAACGAATGTAAACAACCTAAGTGAGCAGCTTTTAGAAATGGAGGCAACTCATGGAGAGGAATTGGAGAGAAAAAGTGAAGAGATTCTTGATACTGCTGAGGAGATGGCTAACTGGGGCATAGAG CCTGAAGTTCAAGTGGCTCACATTGGTACAAATAAGCTTTGGATGAAGATAGTCTGCCAGAAGAAAAGAGGTGGATTTACTAAACTGATGGAGGCAATGAATGTTCTTGGATTTGATCTCAATGACACCAGTGTCACTGCATCTAAAGGAGCTTTTCTTGTTACTTCATCTGTGGAG GTGGTTCGCGGAGGACTAATTGATGCTCATCAAATCAGAGAGATCTTGCTGGAAATCATCCGCGGCATCTAG